The sequence below is a genomic window from Bactrocera neohumeralis isolate Rockhampton chromosome 4, APGP_CSIRO_Bneo_wtdbg2-racon-allhic-juicebox.fasta_v2, whole genome shotgun sequence.
tccttatcagttcttcgccgccgtgtttgaatagctcggccggtaatccatcggcccccgccgctttgttgttcttcaggcgggtaattgctattcgaacttcttcatggtcgggcaatgggacgtctgctccatcgtcatcgattggggaatcgggttcgccttctcctggcgttgtgcattctgtGCCATTCAGCaagttggagaagtgttccctccataatttaagtatgctctgggcatcggtcactagatcacctttgggggttctacaagagtatgctccggtcttgaaaccttctgtaagccgccgcattttttcgtagaattttcgagcattatccctgtcggccagcttatcaagctcttcatactcacgcatttcggcctctttctttttctgtctgcagatgcgtctcgcttccctcttcaattctcggtatctatcccatcccgcacgtgtagtggtcgatcgtaacgttacgaggtaggcagcctgttttctctccgctgcgacacggcactcctcgtcgttccagttgttcttttgtactttccgaaaaccaatggtttcagatgcagctgtacgtaaggagtttgaaatgccgtcccacagttcccttataccgagttgttgatgagtgctctcagagagcaggagtgcaagccgagtagaaaaacgttcggcagtctgttgtgattgcagcttctcgacgtcgaaccttccttgtgtttgttggcgtgcgtttttcgctgcacagaggcgggtgcgaatcttggctgcaacaagatagtggtccgagtcgatgttaggacctcggagcgcacgcacatctaaaacactggagacgtgtcttccgtctatcacaacatgatcgatctggttggtagtttttcgatccggagacagccaggtagcttgatgaatttttttgtgctggaatctagtactacagataaccatatttcgggccccggcgaagtcgatcagcctcaacccatttggggatgtttcctcgtggaggctgaatttaccgaccgtagtgccaaagataccttctttgcccaccctggcgttaaagtcgccaatcacgattttgacatcgtggcgggggcatctctcataagtgcgttccaagcactcataaaaggcatctttggtcacatcgtccttctcatccgtcggagcgtgggcgcagatcagcgatatgttgaagaacctcgctttgatgcggattgtggctagacgttcattcaccggagtgaatgatagtactcggcgacggagtctctctcccaccacgaatcccacaccaaacttgcgctcctttatatggccactgtagtaaatgtcacaaggacctactcgtctctgtccttgtcccgtccatcgcatttcttggacgacggtgatgtcagcctttatttttgcgaggacatcaaccagctgggcagcggcaccttcccaattaagggtccggacattccaggtgcatgccctcaaatcgtagtccttattccgtttgccatggtcgtcatcaaaaggggggtctctcatccgaggctgtttcaactttttcattggggtaggctttttacgtggcgggtcccaagcccagcgcacaaccctatgtaggggatgtttcgccttctcactttagctcaccttcgaacggatggcttaggctacccagaggatacttggtcaaagaccggaagtcgtgagctgattgagtcatatgtaaaagaatcgtttctggccactcccaagtgaatggcgatcagagaactttcctcacttgcgtgaacttctacacatgaccccatcctccaaaaACTAGTTAAAAGCTAAAATTGTCCGGAAGTTTCTATTACAGGCCGAAGTAAGTGTAAAAAGACAATTAAAATTTGCGAAGATCGTGCAGATTGGCCAGCTGGTAAGCTGGCAATACAATGGGTGCCTTACGCAATTAAATATACCAGAATTTTAAGTTAAACCGTGTTATCATACACAGTGttaaatatgccccttccttgGGTGTTTCAACAAGATAAGAAACACATATCGAAGCAGAAAAGGAATTGTTCAGGTAAAATGGTATCGAAGTTTTGAGTTGGTCTTCGCAATCGCCAAACCTtgattcaatataaaatttctgGTGAGAGTTTCGAGTGGCTCCAAAAGGCTAAAATCCATCCAATAAAGAGGATCTTTGGAGGCTAGTGAAGGACGCATGGCTGTTGTCTGTAAGAATTTAGTGTATTCCATGCCCAGAaccattattaaaaatatcacaccaaaaacaaaaaaaaaacaataaaaacgttaacttcggctgcaccgaacctaatatacccttcacaggtgcatttcttttagtaactatgtgtccaatttgtatggaagctagatgctatagtaatccgatctgaacaatttttcggagattatattgttgcattagaaaataatctataccaaatttcgtgaatatatcttttcaaatgcaaaagtttccatactagattccgatcgttcagtatgtacagcagctatatgctatagtaagccgatctgaacaatttcttcgtatattacattattatcttagaaaatgaCCTTTTGTGAAGacacattgtcaaatgtgaatgctttccatacaataacttgattccgatcgttcagtttgtatgacagctatatattatagtggtccgatatcggcattttcgacaaatgagcaccttcttgaagagaaaatgactttacaaaatttcaaaacgatatcttaaaaactgagggactagttcctatatatatagacagatagatggacagacggacagacagacatttctaaatcgactcagctcaacatactgatcatttatatatatacttcatagggtcttcgacgcttccttctgggtgttaccaacttcgtggcaaactttatataccctgttcacggtataattaatttaaaatatatatacatatgtcatttGACAACATTTTATGCCATAAAAAATAGTGTTTACAAaaccaaataattaaatttatttatctctTGCTAAAACAATATTATctaatatttttgtacaattaaaactaaattagtGAAGTATGGGCACAAACTCGTACATAAAAATAGGAAATTACGTAGCTACATATAACTGAGCTATGATGTCAGGCGATGATACACTTTTGGTactatatagaaaaatataaatcttaACAGCATATATAAGACAAATAAACCGAAAATGCAGCCGATAATGATGGTCGTCCATTCCAATGGGCTAAAATTACTTGTCACCGGCAATACGTGTGTGTTGAGGCCAAGCTGCAAAtggaagaaaagaaagaaattattgaaagcATTAGTGTTGGATAAATATAAGTAGCATAATGTTTCATTGAATATTGATGGGTAGAAGATGGCGATCTATATATGGCCGATATATAAAACAAACCCCAACAGTTTTCTAGTATTGTTGGCATAAAAGCTGTGCTCTGGGtatttactatatgtataatAGAACTGTGTAAATATCGGGTAGTCtagaatataagattttatataatatattatataaatttttgaatacatatatcagatatattgaaattaatacgaaaagtaaattaaacctttattaaaaaatcattatatttgcattaaattacttatattgtcttttgtttaaaaacttcTTACTATTTTAAAGACAATTTTGTTATGAAACTCTCATTGAAATTCACGTCCGTATTGGTGAAAAACTGGGAATCACACAGCAGAGCAGGAATAATGggaactcctctctcactggaagtgagagaacaattgctaaacgtcaaaaccacctaaattttgacagttgactgcattggggaggttttgacgtttagcaattggaaacgagcgatggccagatcgaaatcttaccaaaaaaatatgtaaacggaggaatttgttgccgctgttcaagatcgctattaaaaatttaaaacaatgaaaatcaaagaaaatgcgaaatttaaatatatttcatgaaacgttttgtaatttgatgcataatagaaatcattttctattacaaatgattaaaaacattcattaattgacaactaacaggcttaattcaccttattaagtattgaaagatcgaaagtcagttgttttaatatatcataaaatcataaaaaagatttaagtggtttcgccatatattaaaagtccaatatataataatttgcaatcgtaataaacgttgggcgttttaatttaaatgcccaaaaattcttattttgttcgatgtggccacaatggaaaatgttataaaaaacgcttattttgaggcgctctcacgctggaataagttgggcatcccattatccctgcaGCAGAGTCATTCGccaaagacatacatatattcataggGATCTTCTGCCAACCGCGCTGATGTGAATGGAGTGGCGTTGACCATAATTTCTCTTCAAAGCCGGCCCGCTTCAGAACGGTCAACCCATTCAAACTTACACAAAACGAGATACAGGGGAGAAAtaacgtgtgcgaaatttcagaccATATCTAAAAACGTGATAgatcgcatatacatataggcAGGAGGACAGATGCGCAATggactaaatttattaaatccgATTTTAACTCATTAAATATTCCTCAAGTATTTGTGAAACAAACAGGTAAACGGTTCTAATCGacttttagtttaaaataaCCAGGTAAAACTCCTATTTGAAGCTATCTTGAAGAATTTAAACGGTAGTTGTGTTAAATATTATGAAGCACTTACCCAACCGCCATTTTCATTGATCCACGACACTAATTCATCTTCAATCACCTCCGACACACCATCAACCAATTTGGGTACATATTCGGGATGACCTTGACGCACGAAATCTACGGAAAGTCCACCGGCAATTGCAAATAGGGATATAACTTTACTCCATGTGATTTCAGAACGAAACAGATCACGACCTACGGCACCTAACAGTAATGTAATCGTTTCGGCTGAATGAAATTCGCCGCTTGGTGCACGACAAATTTGCCTTGCAACACCAGTGTAGATACGCGGGTGCATGCGCTCTAACTCGTCACCGAGCTATCAAAGGAAACATGTGAGGAGTATATAGGCAAAGTATGTCAATAGAATCCACTTACCACCATCACAGCTGGGAATACCTCTCGCACTATCTCCATCGAAGGAGTGCCGAGTACACTACGTATGCGTTGAAAGCCCAACTTTTTATTGAACAATCCAGAACGACGCAGGCGTCTTCGTATGTACTGACCGCATATGCATCGTCcctatttgtattttgaaactttatttttagTGGAAACTTTTACGAGACTATGTGATTTAATACACATACTTGTGATATGATATCCTGTGTGGGTATTTGCGTTGCCTTCCAGCCGATCGTGTAGGACAATTTTCTTGTGACAACATCGCTCACATTGCTCAGGCGTCGACGTGTTATATTCTGATTCACCTCCAATAAAGAGGTAGAGCTTAATGTTGCAGGAAAACTAAATTTACGTCGATTCTGCGCCTGCAGCAGCCGTTCGCCATGCGAGGGAAAGCCAAAGTTATCATTGTTCATGTTTTATACTGCAAAGAAAAAAtgccaatttttaaataaattttaaagggcttatttttaaattgagttGAAAAATGAGTATTTTTCAGGATTTGTTTTTTCGACCTCTGAGTTATTGATAGTTTTGTgagaaatgtattatttttaatttaattgcctTTATGTTTTTTAACCCTAATCGCGCTAACCCAACAATTTTAACAGATACAAtgtagagtgattcaaaaaaaaattttttttttcgtttggtactcggaaaaataggttcctagaccaaaaatattttttgttcatgtttagagaggctttcttagaggtgtctaggaacctatttttcagagtaccaaacaaaaaaaaaaatttttttttgatccaccttaatatgcattgatgtttgacgatgaatatctcgtaaacgcttaacttaatcgaaaaatcatatgagaccatttttatagagcagtaaatttcctacaaaactgtgagtttcatcattcataatattttttttcattgagttataaaattcataagaaattaaaaattttcccaaaaataatcaaactttaactgttaatatcttttaaacgtttgggtttacgaaaaaatcataatagaccttttttgtagagcattcaatttcctacaaaatctaaggaacaaaatatttttttaagtagttgaagcgagatataaatttttctatctgataataagaaaaaatataaaactgtatttaggaggaccttcccgttacaattaaaaactcatgtttggagaggctttcttagaggtgtctaggaacctatttttccgagtaccaaacgaaaaaaaaaatttttttttttgaatcactctaaggTACATATACTTAGTACCGGCAATTCAAGTGAGTATAGTAGGTTCCCACAAACTTTCTTTTAATCTTCAAAGGCTTAGCCATGTGTGTATATAGTAGTATTAGCATTTTATACAGTAGTACCACAAATTTGAATAAGTTTTAGATTAAAAAACGCACaattaaaaataccaaaattaaaaaacctcGGATTTGCATATAATGATCCATATTTTAAGTTTGAATAGAATTTCGGAAGGCGTCTAACTATGCTATTGATCAAATTTGTTCCTTTTTCCATAAGATGCTGATATTTTGCAATTTCGTCAACCCGTTGTTTGTTGATTTCCAAACAGTTACTCATAGTCACAAATGGCTACCAACTACAGATCATTGACTTAACGTAGCCTCACAGAAATGTTCTAAAGGAGAAGAATGTATAGCTATATAAAATTATCAGATCACTAATGAGTAGCTAGCATACGAATAAATAATATCGCAGTTTACAAGttgtacatttttttgcttcataGCTGTTTCAATGTATCCTTTTAATtggttgatttttatttttattttttataaacttacaAAGGCGTTCCGATAAGTGCTTATTTTCTTATTGTGTAGTACATTCTCCTAGAGAGCTCCTAATTTTGTCGAGCGTGTTGTTCGGGGACT
It includes:
- the LOC126756425 gene encoding bcl-2-related ovarian killer protein produces the protein MNNDNFGFPSHGERLLQAQNRRKFSFPATLSSTSLLEVNQNITRRRLSNVSDVVTRKLSYTIGWKATQIPTQDIISQGRCICGQYIRRRLRRSGLFNKKLGFQRIRSVLGTPSMEIVREVFPAVMVLGDELERMHPRIYTGVARQICRAPSGEFHSAETITLLLGAVGRDLFRSEITWSKVISLFAIAGGLSVDFVRQGHPEYVPKLVDGVSEVIEDELVSWINENGGWLGLNTHVLPVTSNFSPLEWTTIIIGCIFGLFVLYMLLRFIFFYIVPKVYHRLTS